One segment of Synergistaceae bacterium DNA contains the following:
- the thrS gene encoding threonine--tRNA ligase, producing the protein MKTPRLINIKLAINLIGCYSCKKIYNNQEGRYIFLFKINDREFDSPVTIQDALKALGLDSKKVIAGKFNDDLLDLTREINSSGKLEAITGESPEGLEILRHSTAHLMAQAILRLYPGTHFGVGPAIKDGFYYDVDVAGTITEEDLPKIESEMRKISGAGEKVTREDMTKDAALKFFANDPYKTELISEIESDTVSIYKQGEYADLCRGPHVPDAGKIHNFKLLSIAGAYWRGSEKNKMLTRIYGTAFDKPDELKAYLKQLEEAKLRDHRKLGKDLDLFSLHEEGPGFPFFHPKGMAIMNTLIDFWRREHNKRGYTEIKTPQILDRDLWIRSGHWDHYRENMYFTEIDEKPYAIKPMNCPGSILVYKTQLRSYRDLPMRLTELGCVHRHERSGVLHGLMRVRCFTQDDAHTYITPEQIKDEVTQIMELDKYFYNDVFGFKYFVELSTRPEDSMGTDEQWEAAENALRDALESTNTPYTINPGDGAFYGPKIDFHLEDCIGRTWQCGTIQLDFQMPGRFGVTYIGEDGAEHTPVMIHRVVFGSVERFMGILIEHYAGAFPYWLAPVQIKIVPIAKDHLDYSHELKKIFDGLNIRAEIDERDEKLGRKIRDAQIQKVPYMLVIGDKERDNKTLGVRKRTEGDLGSMTLDEFKALLDKEFSPIK; encoded by the coding sequence ATGAAAACTCCCAGACTCATAAATATAAAACTTGCTATAAATTTAATCGGGTGTTATTCTTGCAAAAAAATTTATAATAATCAAGAAGGCAGGTATATATTTTTGTTCAAGATTAATGATAGAGAATTCGACAGCCCGGTTACTATTCAGGACGCATTAAAGGCACTGGGACTCGACAGCAAGAAAGTTATCGCAGGAAAATTTAACGATGATTTATTAGACTTAACGCGCGAAATAAATTCTTCCGGCAAACTTGAAGCAATCACCGGCGAATCTCCTGAAGGACTCGAAATTTTACGGCACAGCACAGCGCATTTAATGGCTCAGGCGATATTAAGACTTTATCCGGGGACTCATTTCGGAGTCGGCCCTGCTATTAAAGACGGCTTTTATTATGATGTTGATGTTGCAGGCACTATCACAGAAGAAGATTTGCCTAAAATTGAGTCAGAAATGCGCAAAATTTCCGGAGCCGGCGAAAAAGTTACACGCGAGGACATGACAAAAGACGCTGCATTAAAATTTTTCGCAAATGATCCATACAAGACCGAATTAATTTCAGAAATCGAATCAGATACAGTCTCAATATATAAACAGGGCGAATATGCTGATTTATGCAGAGGGCCTCACGTTCCTGACGCTGGGAAGATTCATAATTTCAAGTTGTTATCAATTGCGGGGGCTTATTGGCGGGGCAGCGAAAAAAATAAAATGCTCACCAGAATTTACGGCACAGCTTTTGACAAGCCCGACGAGTTAAAAGCATATCTCAAGCAATTAGAAGAGGCAAAATTACGCGATCACAGAAAACTCGGCAAAGATTTAGATTTATTCAGCTTACACGAAGAAGGCCCCGGATTCCCCTTCTTTCACCCTAAGGGAATGGCCATAATGAACACTTTAATAGATTTCTGGCGGCGCGAACATAACAAGCGGGGCTACACGGAAATAAAGACTCCTCAAATTTTAGACCGCGATTTATGGATTCGTTCGGGACACTGGGATCATTATAGAGAAAATATGTATTTCACCGAGATTGACGAGAAGCCATATGCTATTAAGCCTATGAACTGCCCCGGAAGTATTCTAGTTTATAAGACTCAATTAAGAAGTTATAGAGATTTGCCGATGAGATTAACAGAACTCGGCTGCGTTCACAGACATGAAAGAAGCGGAGTCCTTCATGGGCTTATGAGAGTCCGCTGTTTCACTCAGGACGATGCACACACTTATATAACTCCCGAACAGATTAAAGACGAAGTTACTCAAATTATGGAACTCGATAAATATTTCTATAATGACGTATTCGGATTTAAATATTTCGTTGAGCTTTCTACGAGGCCTGAGGACTCAATGGGAACTGATGAGCAGTGGGAGGCCGCAGAGAATGCTTTACGTGACGCACTTGAGAGCACTAATACACCGTATACTATTAATCCCGGCGACGGAGCTTTTTACGGGCCGAAAATAGATTTTCATTTAGAGGACTGTATCGGCAGGACTTGGCAGTGCGGAACGATTCAATTAGATTTCCAAATGCCCGGACGTTTTGGAGTAACTTATATCGGTGAAGATGGAGCAGAACACACACCCGTAATGATTCATAGAGTCGTATTCGGAAGTGTTGAGCGTTTCATGGGTATATTAATCGAACATTACGCCGGAGCATTCCCGTATTGGCTCGCACCCGTTCAAATTAAAATTGTCCCGATTGCTAAGGATCATCTTGATTATTCGCACGAACTCAAGAAAATTTTTGACGGCCTTAATATCCGCGCTGAAATTGACGAACGAGACGAGAAATTAGGGCGCAAGATTCGTGATGCCCAGATTCAAAAAGTGCCTTATATGCTCGTTATAGGCGATAAGGAACGCGATAATAAAACGCTCGGAGTAAGAAAGCGCACAGAAGGCGATTTAGGAAGCATGACTCTTGACGAATTCAAGGCGTTACTTGATAAAGAGTTCAGCCCGATAAAGTAA
- a CDS encoding MATE family efflux transporter: MMDKHKENQEIFESWPIPKALAELALPMIFGQLIILIYNLADTFYIGRTNNPLMVAGVSLLLPVFNISITFANLFGVGGGTLISRLMGAGRHDEAKSVSSFCFYMTILTAGIYAGLVYIFMRSILELLGASPDTMIFAEQYTFCVIVIGAIPTILGMTLANFLRSTGYAKQAGFGVSMGGIINIFLDPLFMFVLLPSGYEVLGAGIATMLSNLIICLYFLVVIFRLKNSILSLAVKNFRASVQNIKSIFYVGVPAAIAVTLFDVTYIIIDKLMSLYGDIPLAAVGIVLKAERLPLNVGIGLCMGMMPLAAYNYSSGNFKRMREAVNFSRLVGLVIGFVSVILYEIFAADIMKIFIDDSRTVELGTHFLRARTLATPFMFICFHLVNFFQAVGMGDRALILGSARWVIFNIPLLFVLNYFFGMYGIVWTQVLADVLMTLVSIIVYERFIAQYKL; this comes from the coding sequence ATGATGGATAAACACAAAGAAAATCAGGAAATTTTTGAGTCTTGGCCGATCCCTAAGGCACTCGCTGAATTAGCACTCCCGATGATATTCGGACAATTAATTATATTGATTTATAATTTAGCTGACACTTTTTATATAGGCCGCACAAATAATCCCTTAATGGTCGCAGGGGTCTCGCTTTTACTGCCAGTGTTTAATATTTCGATAACATTTGCTAATTTATTCGGAGTCGGAGGCGGTACGTTAATATCTCGCTTAATGGGAGCAGGCCGGCACGATGAAGCTAAATCGGTGAGTTCATTTTGTTTTTACATGACAATTTTGACGGCGGGAATTTATGCGGGACTTGTATATATTTTCATGAGAAGTATATTAGAATTATTAGGCGCGAGTCCTGACACTATGATATTTGCCGAGCAGTACACTTTTTGCGTTATAGTAATCGGAGCGATACCGACAATTTTAGGAATGACTCTAGCTAATTTTCTGCGTTCAACAGGTTATGCAAAACAAGCCGGATTCGGTGTCTCAATGGGCGGAATTATAAATATATTTCTTGACCCTTTATTTATGTTCGTCTTGCTGCCGTCTGGTTATGAAGTCTTAGGCGCGGGAATTGCTACAATGCTTTCAAATTTGATAATATGCTTGTATTTCTTAGTTGTAATATTCAGGCTCAAGAATAGTATTTTGTCGCTTGCTGTAAAAAATTTTCGTGCTTCAGTGCAAAATATCAAGTCAATTTTTTATGTCGGAGTCCCTGCCGCAATCGCAGTAACTTTATTTGACGTAACTTATATTATAATCGATAAATTAATGTCGCTTTATGGTGATATTCCTTTAGCAGCCGTAGGAATCGTATTAAAAGCTGAAAGATTGCCGTTAAACGTGGGAATCGGTCTATGTATGGGAATGATGCCCCTTGCTGCTTATAATTATTCGTCGGGGAATTTCAAGAGAATGCGCGAGGCCGTTAATTTTTCGCGTTTAGTCGGACTTGTTATAGGCTTTGTTAGTGTTATATTATATGAAATTTTTGCGGCTGACATCATGAAAATTTTTATAGATGATTCAAGAACTGTAGAATTAGGCACACATTTTTTGCGAGCGAGGACTCTTGCTACACCGTTTATGTTTATATGTTTTCACTTAGTGAATTTCTTTCAGGCTGTAGGAATGGGAGACCGTGCGCTGATTCTCGGCTCTGCTAGGTGGGTTATATTTAACATTCCGTTATTGTTCGTGCTAAATTATTTTTTCGGCATGTATGGAATAGTATGGACTCAAGTTTTAGCGGACGTGTTAATGACTCTAGTGTCAATTATAGTTTATGAAAGATTCATAGCGCAGTATAAATTATAG
- a CDS encoding YbaK/EbsC family protein — protein MNESIHKVRESLDNLGASDIEIKISDSTIFTVDDAANAIGVTPGEILKSLIFVLDKTQPCLVLMSGANKVDSKLAALSLGGRRGRMMSPDEVFSRYGFHVGGVPPLGYPEKLPAVLDDDLFNYKIVWSAAGTDHAFFPVEPERLLALTQGIRAKIKKD, from the coding sequence ATGAATGAGTCTATACACAAAGTTAGAGAATCTCTTGACAATCTCGGAGCCTCTGACATTGAGATAAAAATTTCAGACAGCACTATTTTTACAGTTGATGACGCAGCAAACGCAATCGGAGTAACGCCCGGCGAAATCCTGAAAAGTTTAATATTTGTGCTTGACAAGACTCAGCCCTGTTTAGTCTTAATGAGCGGTGCAAATAAAGTCGATTCAAAACTTGCTGCTTTATCACTGGGAGGCAGACGAGGCCGCATGATGAGTCCCGATGAAGTATTTTCACGTTACGGCTTTCATGTCGGAGGAGTCCCCCCGCTCGGTTATCCTGAAAAATTGCCCGCTGTCTTGGATGACGATTTATTTAATTACAAAATTGTCTGGAGTGCCGCAGGAACTGATCACGCTTTCTTCCCCGTTGAGCCTGAAAGATTGTTAGCTTTGACTCAGGGAATACGCGCGAAAATAAAGAAGGATTAA